TCGGCGGCGTCCCGTTCGGTCGCCAGACGGATGCGCGCACTGGAGGCGTCTTCGGTTCCTTCGGGGGCGGACAGAGAGAGGTCCGTCACCGTGGCGTTGGTCGCCTGCTGGATGCGCGAGACGGTGTCCGAGAGGTCGGTGTTGATGAGATGGCCCGAGAGGACGACTGTCATGGCCTCACTGTACCGCTCCGCGCCGGCCTGAATGACGTTGATGCCGGCCTCCCGCAGCGCCTCCACGATGCCCTCGAAGCGCTCTGGCGTCGCCTCTAGGTCGACCTCCACGGGGATGTGGCCCCGCGGGGTCAGGTTCCCCCGTTCGTGGAAGATAGAGAGGAGGTTCCCGCCGTTACTGGCGATGGGTTCGAGCGCGTCCAGCAGCGCCCCCGGCTCGTCGACGAGTTCGAGCCGAACTGTGTAGGACCGAACCTCGTCGGTCGAGTCACTCATCGCCCGCTCACCTCCGTTCGCGTCCTCGGTTTCATTACCGGAGACTCAAAGCGGGTAGCTATAAGAATCCCGCCGTTTCGGACGGCCGACGGAGAGGCCGGCGACCCCGTCGACTACGGGAGATACCGCTCGTAGAGCTCGTCTATCCAGTCGTTGTACGCCGCGCCCTTCGGCGACCCCCAGGGGTTCCGGGAGAAGTAGTACACCGCCGCAAACAGGGTGGCTATCCACAGCGCGACCGCGGGCGGGACGACCAGCCCCCAGATGACTGTCGACGTGCCGGCGATGAGCGCCGCCACGAGGAGGTCCACGAGCTGGTAGAGTCGCCTAGACATACAGGGCGTTTGTCGCCGGGCCGCCTAAGCCTACTGGCGGCGCTGGCAGGAACAGAAGGGATAGCAGAGAGCATCCCGCGCCGAGCGAAGCGAGGCGCGGTTTCTTCGGACACGAGCGAAGCGAGTGTCCGCTTTTTCGCCCACGTTTTCCAGGAGTCCTCTCACAGTCGTTCGAAAGGCGCACAGCGCCTTTCGTGATGACGAGAGAGCTTCGCTCTCTCGGACCACGGCGCGAAGCGCCGCGAGGAAGGGCGAGAAAAAGGTGGCTTAGAAGTAGTCGATAGCGGCGGGCAGCTCCGTCTTCATGCCCTTGCGCTCTCGGATCTCCGTGATCTTCTCCGGCTGGAGGTTGTCGGCCATGACCTGGAAGCCGGCGTTCTCGGTGTTCCAGGAGGCGCGACCCTCGGTCGCGCTGCGGATGTCGCTGGAGAAGCCGATCATCTCGTCGACGGGCGCGACGCCCTCGACGACCATGAGGTCACCCTCCTGGTACATGTCGTCGACGCGGCCACGTCGGCCCTGAATCTCGCCGGACGCCGCGCCCATGTGGTCGTTGGGCACGTCGATACGGACCTGCTGAATCGGCTCCAGCAGCTTGATGTCGGCGTCGATGAGGGCGTTGTGGACGGCCTCCCGAACGGCGGGGATGACCTGTGCCGGACCGCGGTGGATGGCGTCCTCGTGGAGTCGGGCGTCGTGGAGGCGCAGGAGCGACCCCTGCACCGGCTCGGCGGCCAGCGGGCCGTCGTCGAGGGCCTCTTCGAGCCCCTCGATGACGAGCTCCATCGTCTCGTTGAGGTGCTGGATACCCTTCGTCTCGTCGAGCAGGATGTTCGTGCCGTGGATGTGCTCGATGTTCTGGGAGTCGTCCTTGTCCATGCCGGCCTCCTGCAGCGCCTCGCGGCGCTCCAGTTCGGGCATGTCCATGGACGCTTCGCCCATCTTGATGGTCTCGACGATGTCCTCGCTGAGCGGTTCGACGGTGATGTAGAACCGGTTGTGGTTGTTCGGCGAGCGGCCCTCGACCTCGCGGGACTGACTCTGTACCGCTTCGCGGTAGACGACGATCGGCTCACCGGTGTTGATCGGGATGCCCTGGTTGCGCTCGATACGCTGACCGATGACCTCCAGGTGGAGCTCACCCTGCCCGGAGATGAGGTGTTCGCCGGTGTCCTCGTTGATCTCGATCTGGATGGTCGGGTCCTCTTTGGCGACCTGCTGGAGCGTCTTGATGAGGTTCGGCAGGTCGTCCATGTTCTGTGCCTCGACGGACTTCGTGATGACGGGCTCCGAGATGTGCTCGATGGACTCGAAGGGAGTCATCTCGACCGAGGAGACGGTGGAACCGGCGATGGCGTCCTTGAGGCCGGTGACGGCGGCGATGTTCCCGGCGGGGACGTGGTCCACTTCCTCGCGCTCGCCACCCATGTAGATGCCGACGCTCTGGATGCGGTTCTTGCCCGCAGTCCCGGAGACGTACAGCTCCTGACCCTTCTCCAGCGTCCCGGAGAAGACACGCCCGGCGGCGATCTCGCCGGCGTGGGGGTCGACACCGATGTCGGTGACCATCAGGACGACTTCGCCGTCCTCGTTGACCAGCCGCATGTCGTCCGCGAGGTCGGACTCGGCGTCGCCACGCCAGATGCGCGGAACGCGCATCGGCTGGGCGTCGACGGGGTTCGGGAAGTGCTCACACACCATGTCCAGCACGACGTCCGACAGCGGGGAGCGCTCGTGGAGCTCCTGGCGCTTGTCGGCGCGTTCGAGCTCCATGATCTCGCCGAAGTCGATACCGGTGCGCTGCATCGACGGCATCGAGACGCCCCACTTGTACAGCGCGGAGCCGAAGCCGACGGTGCCTTCCTCGACGGAGACCGTCCAGTCCTCGATGTCGTCCATCTCCTCGGTCATCCCGCGGATGAGCTCGTTGACGTCGTCGATGACGTTGAGGAGTCGGTTCTGCATCTCTTCGGGGCCTTCCTGAAGCTCGGAGATGAGGCGGTCGACCTTGTTGATGAACAGCGTCGGCTTGACGCCCTCGCGCAGGGCCTGCCGGAGCACCGTCTCGGTCTGGGGCATCGCGCCCTCGACCGCGTCGACCACAACGAGCGCGCCGTCGACGGCACGCATCGCCCGGGTCACGTCGCCGCCGAAGTCGACGTGGCCGGGGGTGTCGATGAGGTTGATGAGGTGGTTCTGGTCCTCGTACTCGTGGGTCATCGAGACGTTGGCCGCGTCGATGGTGATCCCGCGTTCCTGCTCGTCTTCCTCCGTGTCCATGGCCAACTGTTCGCCGGCCGTGTCGTCGGAGATCATGCCTGCCCCAGCGAGCAGGTTGTCCGTCAGCGTCGTCTTACCGTGGTCGACGTGAGCCGCGATGGCGATGTTCCGGATGTGCTCCGGGTCGCTCATCAGTGTCTCACATTCTTGTACGATCTTTTTGCGTCGGCCCATTATACAGAATCGTATCAACAGGAGGGTCAAAAGGGTAGTGTTTCCACGTGAGCGTGTCAGCGACACGCGAACGGGGACGCTCGACGGGGAGCGACCCTGTCGCGCGGACTGGCGGTATTTCGCCGGCAGGAGGGTTCGAAACACGGTGGCGGAACCTGTGAGTACGGCTCACACAGCAGGTCACAGTATCACACGGTAGCGAGAGATAGCTTTACTCTCCAAGGCCGTGTGTATCAGGTCGTGATTACCACGGTCGACGCGCTCGTTTACGGCGCCCTCGCCGTCGTGTTGCTGCCGGCTCTGGCGTTCGTACTGGCCCTGTTGCGGTACTTCCGTCTCAGTCGGAGTCTGCGCCACGCCGGCCGAGTAATGGGAGTCCGATGGTGGGACACCAGCCCGATACTGCTGGTCTGTGGGGTTGTCGTGGTCGTCTACGTGGTCGGTGACCCGCCCGTCGAGGGGGAGCCGGGACGCGCGTGGTTCCTGCTCTCGGCGGCCCTGTTGCTGATGGGCGGCCTCGGCGCGGCGCTGGCGCTGGGGTACCTCGACGAGTACCGGGAGCTGTCAGGCGGTACCGAGGCCGCCGGGAGCGCCGGAGAGGGACCGACCGTGCTCACCGGCGAGGCGACCGTCCACGAGGGGCAGGTTCGGGGGGCGCTGTCCGACGAGCCGGCGCTGGTCACGACCCTGCGGGTGACGGAGCCGCGCGGGAGCCCGCTCCGGCGGGTCACCGCGGAACGGCACTACGAGCGGGTCGACGCCCGGTTCGCGCTCGACGACGGCACCGGCACCGTGGTGGTGGCACCGAGCGACGGCGCCGTCCGGCTCTGGGGGCCCAACGAGGCGCACTCACCGGTGACAGTCGTCCAGACGCCCGAGGAGACACACGCGTCGACCGTCGAGGCCGTCTGTGACCGGCTCGGCCTCGACGCGGACCGTGAGCGGACGTACACGGAGCGTCGACTCACCCCCGGTACCGACGTGACCGTCCTGGGAACCGTCAGCCGGGACCCGACGGTCCGGTACCCCCTCGTCGACGACGGGGAGCGCCGGCTAGTGGTGTTTCTCGGTGATATCGACGCGGTCCGGTCGGCCGTCGCCGGCCGCGCCCGGTTCGGGACCGCGCTCGGTCTCCTCGGCCTCGCCGTCGGCGTTCCCGGGACGCTGGTGACCGCCGGCGTCCTGTAGCCGGCGAGGAGTCGTCGAGTCCCGTGGTAACTCCCCGCAAGAATAATAGCCGTACGACCCCTCTGTACGCCCGAATGAACGTACACGTACAGGGCGGACCGGCCGAACCGTTTCTCGGAGCGCGGAACCTCTTTTCGACCGAGTACGACCTCGACCGACCGGTGACGGTACAGGTGCGAGCGGACCCGGACGAGCGCACGCGCGTCAGCCACGACGCGGCGGGCCACCGGCTGACCATCTCCCGGCAGGCGGCCACGAGCGCGATGGCCCGCGAACTCGCCCTCCACGAGTTCGCCCACATGCACCACAACGAGCGGGGCCACCCCTCGCACACGCAGTCGACGAAAGAAGCCATCTACCTCGCGCTGGCCGGCCACAGCGTCGAGCAGCGCAAGCTCACCCACTGCTACCAGATCGCCAACCACATGAAGGACATCTACGCCGACGACGTCTGGATGGCGCTGGTCTCGGGCGAGAAGCTGGTGGCCTTTCTGGAGGCGAGCCTCGCGGCCGCCGTCTCGGACCGCCCGGGCGGCCAGCCCGGCTGGACCCAACTCACGCCCGCCGCCGACCCCGACATCACCGCGGTCAACGCCGCCTTCGCGCTGGCGCTCGTCGAGCGCCACGACCTCGTGAGCGAGGGCCACATGCTGTACGACCTCGCCCACGCGGCCGCACAGGACGCCGACGGTATCGATTTGGCGGAGTTCAAGGCCTACTTCGCCGGCCTCTCGCCGGACCCCGACGAATCGGAGTTCCGGAAGGCGCTGGTCGACGTGACCAGAGCCTACGCGACGGCCGGGAGCGGGCCGGCCGCGGACTAGAGCAGGCCCGCCAGCGGCCAGCACGCGAGCAGGACGCCCAGCGCCACCACCGGATAGTCCCACCGACCGAATGACATCTCGGGCGGGGTGGGGTTCCAGGCGAAACAGCGGGCTCGGAGCGCGAGCGAGAGCCGGTCCGACCGCGAGAGCGACCGCGCCAGCCCGACGACGGCGATTCGCTTCGCGCGGTCGACGACCGAGCGACGCTCGCCCCCGCGGGCCTGGATGGCCTCCCGCACCGTCAGCAGGTCCCGTCGGAGGACGGGCAGGAAGCGAAACGTCAGCGCCACGCCGACGCCCAGTGCCTGTCCCGTCCGGCCGGGAACGTAGCGCTGGATGACCGCCCGGCTCTCCCGAACCGGCGTCGTCCTGACGTACACCGCGCCGACGACCAGCACCAGCGCGACGCGCGAGACGGCCAACAGCGACGCGACCCCTCTCTCCGGGTCGACCCACGGCTGTGTCACCGACAGCGCCGCGGACAGCGGTGCCAGCAGGAGGATGACGAAGACGAACCAGTACCCCCGGAGGACGGTCACCGGGGAGAGGCGGCCCGCGAGCAGTACGACTCCCGCGAGGCCCGCCAGCGCGAGGAGTCGGCGTGGCGTCGGCTGGGCGAACGCGGCGACGGCGAAGCCGAACTGACAGGCGAGCTTCGACCGGGCGTCAAGCCGGTGGGCGACCGTCTCGCCGGGGCGGTAGGTCAGCATCCGCCGTCGACACCGTGGGGTTCGAGGTCACCGAGGTCGGCCGGCGACCCGTCCGCAACGACCCGGCCGTCCGCGAGCGCGACGACGCGGTCGGCTCGCTCGCGGAGATCACGCAGGTCGTGGGTGACGACGACGATACTCGTGCCCGCCTCGTGAAGGGAGTCCAGGCGCGAGAGGAGCGAGCGTCGGGCCCGCAGGTCCAGACCGGCGAAGGGTTCGTCCAGCACGAGGTGGGTCGGTTCCATCGCCAGCGCGCCGGCGATGGCGACGCGGGCCTGCTCACCGCCCGACAGCGCGTCGACGTGGTCGTCCTCGCGACCGCCGAGGTCGACCGCGTCGAGCGCCGACGCGACGCGGCGGTCTATCTCCCCGCGGTCGAGCCCGAGGTTCTCCGGCCCGAAGGCCACGTCCGCGCCGACGGTGG
The Halomicroarcula saliterrae genome window above contains:
- a CDS encoding GIDE domain-containing protein, which gives rise to MITTVDALVYGALAVVLLPALAFVLALLRYFRLSRSLRHAGRVMGVRWWDTSPILLVCGVVVVVYVVGDPPVEGEPGRAWFLLSAALLLMGGLGAALALGYLDEYRELSGGTEAAGSAGEGPTVLTGEATVHEGQVRGALSDEPALVTTLRVTEPRGSPLRRVTAERHYERVDARFALDDGTGTVVVAPSDGAVRLWGPNEAHSPVTVVQTPEETHASTVEAVCDRLGLDADRERTYTERRLTPGTDVTVLGTVSRDPTVRYPLVDDGERRLVVFLGDIDAVRSAVAGRARFGTALGLLGLAVGVPGTLVTAGVL
- a CDS encoding amino acid-binding protein, whose amino-acid sequence is MSDSTDEVRSYTVRLELVDEPGALLDALEPIASNGGNLLSIFHERGNLTPRGHIPVEVDLEATPERFEGIVEALREAGINVIQAGAERYSEAMTVVLSGHLINTDLSDTVSRIQQATNATVTDLSLSAPEGTEDASSARIRLATERDAAEGVMDTVREVAAEKELRVIEPLGAGGDL
- a CDS encoding DUF5781 family protein, with protein sequence MNVHVQGGPAEPFLGARNLFSTEYDLDRPVTVQVRADPDERTRVSHDAAGHRLTISRQAATSAMARELALHEFAHMHHNERGHPSHTQSTKEAIYLALAGHSVEQRKLTHCYQIANHMKDIYADDVWMALVSGEKLVAFLEASLAAAVSDRPGGQPGWTQLTPAADPDITAVNAAFALALVERHDLVSEGHMLYDLAHAAAQDADGIDLAEFKAYFAGLSPDPDESEFRKALVDVTRAYATAGSGPAAD
- a CDS encoding energy-coupling factor ABC transporter ATP-binding protein produces the protein MIAVDDLTHRFGDAVALDGVSLTIPDGEFCLLVGPNGSGKTTLVRHFNALLEPGSGTVTVDGTDVTVDPLAARTSIGMVFQQPRDQLVAATVGADVAFGPENLGLDRGEIDRRVASALDAVDLGGREDDHVDALSGGEQARVAIAGALAMEPTHLVLDEPFAGLDLRARRSLLSRLDSLHEAGTSIVVVTHDLRDLRERADRVVALADGRVVADGSPADLGDLEPHGVDGGC
- a CDS encoding energy-coupling factor transporter transmembrane component T family protein, producing MLTYRPGETVAHRLDARSKLACQFGFAVAAFAQPTPRRLLALAGLAGVVLLAGRLSPVTVLRGYWFVFVILLLAPLSAALSVTQPWVDPERGVASLLAVSRVALVLVVGAVYVRTTPVRESRAVIQRYVPGRTGQALGVGVALTFRFLPVLRRDLLTVREAIQARGGERRSVVDRAKRIAVVGLARSLSRSDRLSLALRARCFAWNPTPPEMSFGRWDYPVVALGVLLACWPLAGLL
- a CDS encoding elongation factor EF-2; its protein translation is MGRRKKIVQECETLMSDPEHIRNIAIAAHVDHGKTTLTDNLLAGAGMISDDTAGEQLAMDTEEDEQERGITIDAANVSMTHEYEDQNHLINLIDTPGHVDFGGDVTRAMRAVDGALVVVDAVEGAMPQTETVLRQALREGVKPTLFINKVDRLISELQEGPEEMQNRLLNVIDDVNELIRGMTEEMDDIEDWTVSVEEGTVGFGSALYKWGVSMPSMQRTGIDFGEIMELERADKRQELHERSPLSDVVLDMVCEHFPNPVDAQPMRVPRIWRGDAESDLADDMRLVNEDGEVVLMVTDIGVDPHAGEIAAGRVFSGTLEKGQELYVSGTAGKNRIQSVGIYMGGEREEVDHVPAGNIAAVTGLKDAIAGSTVSSVEMTPFESIEHISEPVITKSVEAQNMDDLPNLIKTLQQVAKEDPTIQIEINEDTGEHLISGQGELHLEVIGQRIERNQGIPINTGEPIVVYREAVQSQSREVEGRSPNNHNRFYITVEPLSEDIVETIKMGEASMDMPELERREALQEAGMDKDDSQNIEHIHGTNILLDETKGIQHLNETMELVIEGLEEALDDGPLAAEPVQGSLLRLHDARLHEDAIHRGPAQVIPAVREAVHNALIDADIKLLEPIQQVRIDVPNDHMGAASGEIQGRRGRVDDMYQEGDLMVVEGVAPVDEMIGFSSDIRSATEGRASWNTENAGFQVMADNLQPEKITEIRERKGMKTELPAAIDYF